The following are from one region of the Methanospirillum hungatei genome:
- a CDS encoding response regulator translates to MSTIMVIDDSPFIVDIFVTMLERGGYTVYSANSGPEGIDLLKTVTPDLILLDIMMEPMDGWETLVAIKQNFDTKDIPVMMLTAKQLTPQEAQEYGMYIEDYILKPVTHSELYAAIEGVINRRKQIADDMVRAKEGGFDDALINEYGRLVKSTEITKRLLKLLSTTYDLSDPSMKFSDDINIAIKSMETNMKFQEMRLGQIREIFSGSS, encoded by the coding sequence ATGTCAACAATAATGGTGATCGACGATAGTCCTTTTATTGTCGATATTTTTGTAACCATGCTTGAAAGAGGGGGATATACCGTTTATTCTGCAAATAGCGGCCCGGAAGGTATTGATTTATTAAAAACCGTAACTCCGGATCTCATTCTTCTGGATATCATGATGGAGCCCATGGACGGATGGGAAACCCTTGTTGCGATAAAACAGAATTTTGATACAAAGGATATTCCCGTGATGATGCTGACTGCAAAACAGCTGACTCCTCAGGAAGCTCAGGAGTACGGGATGTACATCGAGGATTACATCTTAAAGCCAGTCACCCATTCAGAGCTCTATGCAGCAATTGAAGGAGTCATCAACCGACGGAAACAGATCGCAGATGATATGGTTCGGGCAAAAGAAGGTGGATTTGATGATGCTCTTATCAATGAATATGGGCGGCTTGTAAAAAGTACAGAGATTACCAAGCGTCTGTTAAAGCTTCTTTCCACCACGTACGATCTCTCTGATCCTTCGATGAAATTCTCCGATGATATCAATATTGCAATAAAAAGTATGGAGACGAATATGAAATTCCAGGAGATGCGCCTGGGGCAGATCCGCGAGATCTTTTCGGGGTCATCCTGA
- a CDS encoding damage-control phosphatase ARMT1 family protein, translated as MNHDPRCYDCLLSRVELEIELVESDKKSDKKKISDTYSHAEELIRFLHTTPLTHPMIASELHRSIYRKLGSSDPFYALKQDSDEVSRKILDAISGRLSGFRDYVLASVIGNMFDYGVKGHEVCADFVSYFDREFSKGLTIDDTEKILPLCTNVLYFTDNCGEIVFDQALISWLISHGSTVTLVVRDGPILNDATLEDAKRLGLNTQVHSILTTGAGVELGIRFDLLPEEVRIALENCSIIISKGMANYESLREEQGLPPIAYLLAAKCNPIAEELGVSRGDKLAVLKNI; from the coding sequence ATGAACCATGACCCACGTTGTTATGATTGCCTTCTTTCAAGGGTAGAACTTGAAATCGAACTGGTTGAATCAGACAAAAAATCAGATAAAAAAAAGATCAGTGACACCTACTCCCACGCAGAAGAGTTGATCAGATTTTTGCATACTACACCACTAACTCATCCGATGATTGCATCTGAACTTCATCGATCTATTTATCGTAAGCTGGGTAGCTCGGATCCTTTTTATGCGCTCAAGCAGGATTCAGATGAAGTGTCACGTAAGATTCTTGATGCCATATCTGGTCGTCTTTCAGGATTTCGCGATTATGTGCTTGCCAGTGTGATTGGCAATATGTTTGATTACGGAGTCAAAGGTCATGAGGTTTGTGCGGACTTTGTCTCATATTTCGATCGTGAATTTTCTAAAGGTCTCACTATTGATGATACTGAAAAGATTCTTCCGTTGTGCACGAATGTTCTTTATTTTACAGACAACTGCGGAGAGATCGTCTTTGATCAGGCTCTTATCTCCTGGCTTATTTCACATGGAAGTACGGTTACCCTGGTTGTCCGGGATGGGCCAATACTAAACGATGCCACCCTGGAAGATGCAAAACGACTTGGCCTTAATACGCAGGTTCATTCCATTCTTACAACCGGAGCAGGAGTTGAACTCGGTATCAGGTTTGACCTACTTCCAGAAGAAGTCAGAATCGCGCTAGAAAACTGCAGTATAATCATCTCAAAAGGCATGGCGAACTATGAAAGTCTTCGTGAAGAACAAGGACTTCCCCCGATCGCATATCTGCTCGCTGCAAAATGTAATCCAATCGCCGAGGAACTGGGAGTTAGTCGCGGGGATAAACTAGCAGTACTGAAAAACATCTGA
- a CDS encoding ACT domain-containing protein, with product MSCEQYMIRQISLFSENKPGRLAALAKACQEEKVNILAFSIAEAEGFGVIRVLVDKPDIAFQKLTSMGFNVAFTHVIAVEMKDEPGGLFEIASKLSDARINIEYSYAFSGKNKAVLILRVDQVEEAIRLLLSHKFSLIASDTIQ from the coding sequence ATGAGTTGTGAACAGTATATGATCCGCCAGATCTCTCTTTTTTCAGAGAATAAACCAGGTCGTCTGGCTGCATTGGCAAAAGCATGTCAGGAAGAGAAAGTAAACATCCTAGCCTTTTCTATTGCTGAGGCAGAAGGATTTGGTGTCATAAGAGTACTTGTTGACAAACCCGACATCGCATTTCAAAAACTCACCTCAATGGGATTTAATGTGGCATTTACCCATGTTATCGCTGTCGAGATGAAAGATGAACCCGGCGGGCTGTTTGAGATTGCCTCAAAACTCAGTGATGCTAGGATCAATATCGAATACTCATATGCTTTCTCCGGAAAAAACAAGGCAGTTCTCATTTTACGAGTCGACCAGGTCGAAGAAGCAATCAGACTTTTGTTATCTCATAAATTCAGCCTGATTGCTTCAGATACTATTCAATAA
- a CDS encoding flavodoxin family protein: protein MNYMQVVGISSSPRKKSNTDLLLSAVLSGASDGGCETVHIDLYNFEIEYCKACDTCYKTGSCVHMDEFSDVYDVILESDGIVMSSPNYINNVTAKMKSLLDRMADTVHCQRLLGKYSVAVSTAGGSGAQEVADYLNQSLFIMGASIVGSVGLNLSDGEELFQKGIDRSYQLGIQLADAILTKAEFPDQQEGHNAMLDRMKQLVSFRKDEWPYEYTYFVQKKWL from the coding sequence ATGAATTATATGCAGGTTGTCGGTATTAGCAGCAGCCCGAGGAAAAAAAGCAACACAGACCTTCTCTTATCTGCAGTATTAAGTGGTGCATCTGATGGAGGATGTGAAACAGTGCACATTGATCTCTATAATTTTGAGATTGAGTATTGCAAAGCCTGTGATACCTGTTATAAAACCGGATCTTGTGTGCACATGGATGAGTTTTCTGATGTATATGATGTCATCCTTGAATCTGATGGTATTGTAATGAGCAGCCCGAATTATATCAATAATGTTACAGCAAAGATGAAATCGTTACTTGATAGAATGGCTGATACTGTTCACTGTCAGCGACTTTTAGGTAAGTATTCTGTGGCTGTCAGTACAGCAGGAGGATCAGGAGCACAAGAGGTTGCAGATTATCTGAATCAGTCGCTCTTTATCATGGGTGCTTCTATTGTCGGATCTGTGGGATTAAACCTTTCTGATGGCGAAGAATTGTTTCAAAAGGGGATTGATCGATCTTATCAATTGGGTATTCAGCTTGCTGATGCAATCCTTACGAAAGCAGAGTTTCCTGATCAGCAGGAAGGTCATAACGCCATGCTAGATCGGATGAAACAACTCGTCTCCTTTAGAAAGGATGAATGGCCGTACGAATACACATATTTCGTGCAAAAAAAGTGGTTATGA
- a CDS encoding NfeD family protein: MVFEDFSYGWIIILFGALFFVLEVFSPGFFLLVPGTVLLIIGVLVVLGIDIFGSTYGIVIGIAIAILAAIVTVFLYSRLTPGDEKPLTISMDSLIGKTGRVLTAADEQTLSGKVSIEGQIFSAKSYAGTIPEGAKVKVIASQGVHIVVEEE, from the coding sequence ATGGTTTTTGAAGATTTCTCATATGGCTGGATCATCATTTTATTCGGTGCATTGTTTTTTGTTCTTGAAGTCTTCTCTCCGGGGTTTTTCCTCCTCGTCCCTGGGACGGTACTCCTCATAATCGGCGTTCTCGTGGTACTCGGTATCGACATATTTGGCTCCACATATGGTATTGTCATAGGTATTGCCATAGCAATTCTGGCAGCCATTGTCACCGTATTCTTGTATAGCCGCTTGACACCAGGAGATGAAAAACCCCTTACTATCAGTATGGATTCGTTGATTGGAAAAACCGGCAGAGTATTAACTGCTGCTGATGAACAAACCCTGTCTGGAAAAGTCTCAATTGAAGGACAGATATTTAGTGCGAAATCATATGCAGGTACTATCCCGGAAGGGGCAAAAGTAAAAGTTATTGCCTCTCAGGGTGTGCATATTGTTGTAGAGGAGGAATAA
- a CDS encoding SPFH domain-containing protein → MAVFETLVTLFLVIIILIIFARGVIIVQPYEQGLQIRLGRYIGRMNPGFRWVIPLITQVVKLDLRTLVMDVPSQEVITKDNSPTNVDAIVYIRVIDPEKAYFEVANYRMATVALAQTTLRGIIGDMELDEVLYNRESINTKLRDILDRETDQWGVKVERVEIKEVDPVGTVKQAMTEQTAAERERRAAILRADGEKRSAILKAEGMKKSMILEAEGERQSKILKAEGERLSQILRAQGESQGLRILALGSRSLDKRAITVLSFDALKTMANGQATKIIFPFEISSLIKQGAKYLGATESMDDTEAFETSLDESLLGDIPTAERIQEVVKSIEDETRAIMNEEMVSDQESVISDLDEKKLIT, encoded by the coding sequence ATGGCAGTATTTGAAACTCTTGTAACTCTGTTTCTGGTAATTATTATCCTGATCATCTTTGCCCGTGGCGTTATCATTGTACAGCCATATGAACAAGGTCTGCAGATAAGGCTTGGTCGATATATTGGAAGGATGAATCCTGGTTTTCGATGGGTTATCCCCCTCATTACCCAGGTGGTCAAACTCGACCTGCGGACATTGGTGATGGATGTCCCCAGCCAGGAAGTAATCACAAAAGACAACTCACCAACTAATGTGGACGCTATCGTCTACATTCGAGTCATCGATCCGGAAAAAGCCTATTTCGAGGTGGCAAATTACCGGATGGCAACAGTCGCTCTTGCTCAGACTACCCTTCGAGGTATCATCGGTGACATGGAGCTTGATGAAGTTCTTTATAACCGTGAGAGTATTAACACCAAACTTCGTGACATTCTTGACCGGGAAACTGATCAGTGGGGTGTGAAGGTTGAACGTGTTGAGATCAAGGAAGTTGATCCGGTTGGAACTGTCAAGCAGGCAATGACCGAACAGACCGCTGCCGAACGTGAACGCAGAGCTGCAATTCTACGTGCTGATGGAGAAAAGCGATCTGCGATCTTGAAAGCAGAAGGTATGAAAAAGAGTATGATCCTGGAAGCCGAAGGAGAACGTCAGAGTAAAATCCTCAAGGCTGAAGGAGAGCGTCTGTCACAGATTCTACGGGCACAAGGAGAATCACAGGGTCTCCGTATTCTGGCACTCGGATCTCGATCCCTGGATAAACGGGCAATTACTGTTCTATCCTTTGATGCCCTGAAAACCATGGCTAACGGACAGGCAACGAAAATCATATTCCCGTTCGAGATCTCCAGTCTCATCAAACAAGGTGCGAAATACCTTGGTGCAACTGAATCCATGGATGATACAGAAGCATTTGAAACCAGCCTGGATGAGAGCCTGCTTGGGGACATTCCCACAGCAGAACGAATTCAGGAAGTAGTCAAATCCATAGAAGATGAAACACGTGCCATCATGAATGAGGAGATGGTTAGTGACCAGGAATCAGTTATATCTGATCTTGATGAGAAAAAGCTGATAACATAA
- a CDS encoding DUF5803 family protein: MRSHTRIIACCIASLILFIIPVAGTSISVAVDDGGKNYQAIVMVNNTDRYELIQPGMVGERIPLQAKNLTIRNETDNILVTPDRGILTFPKGNYTIGYEAPITSNTLQFLFTEPSNITVSLPHPYHIGNPLLTSIQPAGSTTNLTNNTTMVSWDQVRSVELRYYDEGQEHLLYLFAQFWLIIAVVMLLPFFLSRKK; encoded by the coding sequence ATGCGAAGCCACACTCGAATCATTGCTTGCTGCATTGCATCTCTGATCCTGTTCATCATCCCGGTGGCCGGGACATCCATCTCGGTCGCGGTTGATGACGGAGGAAAAAACTATCAAGCCATCGTGATGGTCAATAATACTGACCGGTATGAACTTATTCAGCCTGGAATGGTAGGTGAACGGATACCCCTCCAGGCAAAGAATCTCACGATCCGAAATGAAACTGACAATATCTTAGTCACTCCAGACCGTGGGATTCTGACCTTCCCAAAAGGGAACTACACGATTGGATATGAAGCTCCGATCACTTCTAACACATTACAGTTTCTTTTTACTGAGCCGTCCAACATAACTGTATCACTCCCTCATCCGTACCATATTGGAAATCCTTTACTTACCTCAATTCAACCTGCGGGATCAACAACAAATCTGACCAATAATACTACCATGGTATCCTGGGATCAGGTCAGGTCAGTTGAACTCCGGTACTATGATGAAGGGCAGGAACATTTGCTCTATCTATTTGCCCAGTTCTGGCTCATTATTGCTGTAGTAATGCTCCTGCCATTTTTCCTCTCCAGAAAAAAATAG
- a CDS encoding response regulator: MVGSRLKVLYVDDEALLKMAFVETLKQQGFDARGALSGQEAIDLIHKDVPDIIILDVMMKPMDGWETLLHIKEHEPARSVPIIMQTGKSLTIKDVLRYGNLIDDYLIKPVRLPDLIRSIEGVGNRNAEIHQKKDDALKNGADPTTAHEYAELIKRIQVEQRLIEILGRIYPIQRDGTIETDLEIPELHEFVHQYENHKNRFEELKTQIFAF; this comes from the coding sequence ATGGTTGGTTCAAGATTAAAAGTCCTGTATGTTGATGATGAGGCCCTGCTCAAGATGGCATTTGTCGAAACCTTGAAACAACAGGGTTTTGACGCCAGAGGAGCGTTGAGTGGACAGGAAGCGATTGACCTGATTCACAAAGACGTTCCGGATATCATCATTTTGGATGTTATGATGAAACCCATGGACGGGTGGGAAACTCTGCTCCATATCAAGGAACATGAACCGGCACGATCGGTCCCGATCATAATGCAGACAGGTAAAAGCCTCACAATTAAAGATGTCCTGCGATATGGGAACCTTATTGATGACTATCTGATAAAACCGGTTCGTCTTCCTGACTTAATACGTTCGATTGAGGGAGTAGGAAACAGAAATGCTGAGATCCACCAGAAAAAGGATGATGCATTAAAAAATGGAGCAGATCCGACTACTGCTCATGAATATGCAGAACTTATAAAAAGAATTCAGGTTGAGCAGCGTCTTATTGAAATTCTGGGGAGAATTTATCCCATCCAACGTGATGGTACAATTGAAACAGACCTTGAAATTCCTGAATTGCATGAATTCGTACATCAGTACGAAAACCATAAAAATAGATTTGAAGAACTGAAAACGCAGATTTTTGCGTTCTAA
- a CDS encoding roadblock/LC7 domain-containing protein: MLKEKIAGIIENIRLIEGVKLCALVSRDGIMLGRYSAGDFNEAWFAAMCATLLASAESAAVIVKIQSPEMVTLHSPDGILIIMGAGEKILLAALVDPAWDLQQMTGMLREIAEDVGGTF; this comes from the coding sequence ATGCTAAAAGAAAAGATTGCAGGGATAATAGAAAATATCAGGCTGATTGAAGGGGTCAAATTATGTGCACTCGTATCCCGTGATGGTATCATGCTTGGCCGGTACTCTGCCGGTGATTTTAACGAAGCATGGTTTGCAGCGATGTGTGCCACCCTTCTTGCTTCAGCTGAATCTGCAGCAGTTATTGTGAAGATTCAATCACCTGAAATGGTCACACTTCATTCTCCGGATGGCATTTTGATAATAATGGGGGCCGGAGAGAAGATTTTATTAGCTGCCCTGGTGGACCCAGCATGGGATCTGCAACAAATGACCGGGATGCTCAGGGAAATTGCGGAAGATGTGGGAGGGACGTTCTAA
- a CDS encoding DJ-1/PfpI family protein: MSIEKRILIVIAPMKFRDEELSEPIKYLEKFGIGYDIVSTRTGLAVGMLGGKVLIEKTIQDVIQTGISPYSGILIVGGGGSPDFLWNNLMLIDLVKKFDHEEKILSAICLSSAILAQAGVLKGKQATAWNDDAAITQLKEGGAVYKPDPIVIDGRVITANGPPAAPGFGEKIVKAVMAL; encoded by the coding sequence ATGTCTATAGAAAAACGAATCCTGATTGTTATTGCACCCATGAAATTTCGTGATGAAGAACTCTCTGAACCGATTAAATATCTTGAAAAATTTGGGATAGGGTATGACATTGTCTCTACCAGAACAGGTCTAGCGGTCGGGATGCTGGGCGGTAAAGTCCTTATTGAAAAGACCATTCAGGATGTAATTCAGACAGGGATTTCTCCCTATTCCGGGATATTGATCGTAGGAGGAGGGGGATCACCTGATTTTCTCTGGAATAATCTGATGCTTATTGACCTGGTAAAAAAATTCGACCATGAAGAGAAGATTCTTTCAGCAATATGTCTATCTTCCGCAATCCTTGCCCAAGCGGGGGTTTTAAAAGGGAAACAAGCAACGGCCTGGAATGACGATGCTGCGATTACACAATTAAAAGAAGGCGGGGCAGTGTATAAACCCGACCCAATTGTCATTGATGGCCGAGTAATAACCGCAAACGGTCCTCCCGCTGCTCCAGGATTTGGAGAGAAAATTGTAAAAGCCGTAATGGCTTTATAA
- the speD gene encoding S-adenosylmethionine decarboxylase, with product MIDTLVPTREGIATVPAKSDQEIMEEFKVRNAWGLYTSVDLKNCNPETIRDAGKIREFVVELCDLIKMKRFGEPQIINFGPCERVAGYSMTQLIETSLIGAHFANETNAAYIDIFSCKEYAPQLTAEFCREFFGADQVTVHIAFRD from the coding sequence ATGATAGACACACTCGTTCCAACAAGAGAAGGAATCGCAACCGTACCAGCAAAATCAGATCAGGAGATTATGGAGGAGTTTAAAGTCAGGAATGCCTGGGGCCTCTATACCAGTGTTGATCTGAAAAACTGCAACCCGGAAACCATCAGAGATGCAGGAAAGATCAGAGAGTTTGTTGTTGAGCTTTGTGACCTTATCAAGATGAAGCGGTTTGGGGAACCACAGATCATCAACTTCGGGCCATGTGAGCGGGTAGCAGGATATTCCATGACTCAGCTGATCGAAACATCACTCATCGGTGCGCACTTTGCAAATGAAACCAATGCTGCCTACATTGATATCTTCTCATGCAAAGAATATGCACCACAGCTCACCGCTGAATTCTGCCGTGAATTCTTTGGTGCAGACCAGGTGACCGTTCACATCGCATTCCGGGATTAA
- the thrC gene encoding threonine synthase, with protein MFDLVCIGCGATYRSDAVIYSCSKCGHLLEVRYDLANINITRKEWQKRPLSVWRYHELLPVSGSPVTLYEGGTPLYHLKRIGEELGIKELYAKHEGMNPSGSFKDRGMTVGVSMALQLGMKSVACASTGNTSASLAVYGAKAGIPVIVLLPSGKVALGKVAQALMHGAKVISIHGNFDRALEMVRDLCEKKGIYLLNSVNPYRLEGQKTIGFETIDQLDGEVPDRMILPVGNAGNISAVYKGLIELTELGFVDHMPMMTGIQAEGSQPVVKAIKENLPEVIPEASPETIATAIRIGAPVNAEKVLNAIRMSKGTADSVTDDEILAMQRALAQKEGIGVEPASAASVAGVKKLVEAGVIDRDERIVCVVTGHLLKDPETVIKQCAPPIECEATLESLLAALHL; from the coding sequence ATGTTTGATCTCGTATGCATTGGTTGTGGGGCAACCTATCGGTCTGATGCCGTGATTTATTCCTGCAGCAAATGCGGACACCTTCTTGAGGTCAGGTATGACCTTGCCAATATCAATATTACCAGAAAAGAATGGCAGAAACGACCACTCTCAGTATGGAGATATCATGAACTGCTCCCGGTTTCAGGTAGTCCGGTTACTCTTTACGAAGGTGGTACCCCTCTATACCATCTCAAACGTATTGGTGAAGAGCTTGGAATCAAAGAGTTATACGCAAAGCATGAAGGGATGAACCCGTCCGGATCTTTTAAGGATCGGGGTATGACCGTTGGTGTTTCCATGGCCCTCCAGCTTGGGATGAAATCTGTTGCTTGTGCCAGCACTGGAAATACTTCAGCCTCACTTGCTGTCTATGGGGCAAAGGCCGGTATTCCTGTCATTGTTTTGCTCCCATCCGGAAAAGTAGCACTTGGGAAAGTTGCTCAGGCGCTTATGCATGGTGCCAAAGTCATATCCATTCATGGGAACTTTGACCGGGCATTAGAGATGGTCCGCGACCTCTGTGAGAAAAAAGGTATCTATCTCCTGAACTCTGTCAATCCATACCGACTTGAAGGACAGAAGACCATTGGGTTTGAGACTATCGATCAACTCGATGGGGAAGTCCCGGATCGGATGATTCTGCCTGTTGGAAATGCTGGGAATATATCAGCTGTCTACAAAGGTCTTATAGAACTTACAGAACTTGGATTTGTTGACCATATGCCAATGATGACTGGCATACAGGCAGAAGGATCACAACCAGTGGTGAAAGCAATCAAAGAAAACCTGCCTGAGGTAATTCCAGAAGCATCACCAGAAACTATTGCAACAGCAATCCGTATCGGTGCTCCGGTCAATGCAGAAAAGGTTCTGAATGCAATAAGGATGAGCAAGGGAACTGCTGATTCAGTAACCGATGATGAGATTCTTGCCATGCAGCGTGCTCTTGCACAAAAAGAAGGAATCGGTGTTGAACCTGCATCTGCTGCATCTGTTGCAGGAGTGAAGAAACTCGTTGAAGCTGGTGTTATCGATCGTGACGAACGGATTGTGTGCGTGGTCACCGGTCACCTGCTCAAAGATCCGGAAACGGTAATAAAACAATGTGCTCCACCAATCGAATGCGAAGCCACACTCGAATCATTGCTTGCTGCATTGCATCTCTGA
- a CDS encoding phenylacetate--CoA ligase family protein, producing MRCWDPRIEEMPVSDLQKLQYKLLKTLVYRVYSFSPFYHQRMKEAGVHPDDINSLADITKLPFMYKKDLRDTYPDGMIMSEQEELVRYHVSSGTTGKPTVVGYTKNDIYNWTESLARALTSAGLGRGDVMQVSYGYGLFTGGLGLHYGAERIGATVLPTSVGNTERQIELMQDLKVTAIACTPSYLLHMGEVAEKMGISIKNDTLLRKAVVGAEPWSEQMRIRIKDSLGVDAYDIYGTSELSGPLFCECEYQQGFHVWGDLIYPEILDPDSQEPLPPGERGELVVTMLQKDGLPIIRYRTGDVTAIREEPCPCGRTHPRLERLSGRVDDMLIIRGINVFPSQIEHALLGIPEVAEHFMIEVDRIGALDEMLIKVELAKEAFSDKISDLMRTRRHVEKILKSALNVQVSVELTEPGTLPRFEGKAKRVIDKRLI from the coding sequence ATGCGGTGCTGGGATCCAAGAATCGAGGAGATGCCGGTTTCCGATCTGCAGAAACTTCAGTATAAACTCCTAAAAACACTGGTATACCGGGTTTACAGTTTTTCTCCTTTTTATCACCAGCGCATGAAAGAGGCAGGAGTCCATCCGGATGATATCAACTCTCTCGCTGATATCACCAAACTGCCATTTATGTATAAAAAAGACCTCCGGGATACATATCCAGATGGGATGATTATGAGTGAGCAGGAAGAACTCGTCCGATACCATGTCTCATCTGGAACAACAGGAAAACCAACCGTTGTCGGTTATACTAAAAACGATATTTACAACTGGACTGAATCCCTTGCCCGCGCCCTTACATCCGCCGGATTGGGACGGGGAGATGTCATGCAGGTTAGTTATGGGTATGGCCTTTTCACCGGGGGACTTGGGTTACATTACGGGGCAGAACGGATTGGTGCAACAGTTCTTCCAACATCGGTCGGTAATACTGAACGCCAGATTGAGTTGATGCAGGATCTTAAAGTCACAGCAATTGCCTGCACTCCATCATACCTCCTCCACATGGGAGAAGTCGCCGAAAAGATGGGGATCTCAATAAAGAATGATACCCTTCTTCGTAAAGCGGTTGTAGGGGCAGAACCATGGAGTGAGCAGATGCGTATCCGGATAAAAGACAGCCTTGGGGTGGATGCATATGACATCTATGGTACCAGTGAACTTTCCGGACCGCTCTTTTGTGAATGTGAATATCAACAGGGCTTTCATGTCTGGGGTGACCTGATTTATCCAGAAATTCTGGATCCGGATTCACAAGAGCCATTACCCCCGGGGGAACGAGGCGAACTTGTTGTTACCATGCTCCAAAAAGACGGTCTGCCGATTATCAGATACCGTACAGGTGATGTAACCGCAATACGAGAAGAACCGTGCCCATGTGGACGGACACATCCACGACTTGAACGCCTCTCTGGACGGGTGGATGATATGCTTATTATTCGCGGGATTAATGTCTTCCCAAGTCAGATAGAGCATGCCCTCCTCGGAATCCCCGAAGTTGCAGAACATTTCATGATCGAGGTTGACCGGATAGGTGCTCTTGACGAGATGCTCATTAAGGTTGAACTTGCAAAAGAAGCCTTTTCTGATAAGATATCAGACCTGATGCGTACACGCAGGCATGTAGAAAAGATATTGAAGAGTGCTTTGAATGTCCAGGTTTCAGTAGAATTAACAGAACCAGGAACACTTCCACGGTTTGAAGGAAAAGCAAAACGAGTCATTGACAAGAGGTTGATTTAA
- a CDS encoding phenylacetate--CoA ligase family protein: MFWDEAIETIKPAELKVLQEKRLRETVSRCANVGFYQKKFKEAGIRPSDIRTIEDLQKIPFTRKTDLRDGYPFGFLAVPLKDVVRIHTTSGTTGKPTVVGYTAGDIDTWSSLIARNLTMVGLTNDDVFQNMVNYGMFTGGLGFHYGAEKAGLTAVPSGTGNTKRQIELIQDFGVTAIHCTPSYGLHLAEAAAEMKMDLPSLRVGIFGAEPWSEKTRNELEEKLGVEAFDSYGMSELYGPGVAFECSEHNGLHIWHDSYLVEIIDPLTGESLGPGERGELVITPLTKEAMPLLRYRTGDITMIMDDECSCGRGPKLARFTGRSDDMLVIRGINVFPSQIEHVLLSIPEVGNHYMVYVDRINHMDEMTIDVEVSRENFHGELADLKKVQNKVIKSLRDVLELRTTVHLVEPGTLPRFEGKAKRVIDRRGSD; the protein is encoded by the coding sequence ATGTTCTGGGATGAGGCTATTGAGACGATAAAACCAGCAGAACTAAAAGTTCTCCAGGAAAAGCGTCTCCGTGAAACAGTTTCCCGTTGTGCGAATGTCGGTTTTTACCAGAAAAAGTTCAAAGAAGCAGGGATTCGTCCATCAGATATTCGAACAATAGAGGATCTCCAAAAGATTCCATTTACACGAAAAACGGATCTTCGTGACGGATACCCCTTTGGATTTCTTGCAGTCCCGCTCAAAGATGTTGTAAGAATTCACACCACTTCAGGGACGACAGGAAAACCAACTGTTGTTGGATATACGGCAGGAGATATTGACACCTGGTCATCTCTTATTGCAAGAAACCTGACCATGGTCGGCCTGACAAATGATGATGTCTTTCAGAATATGGTAAATTACGGAATGTTTACCGGCGGACTCGGATTTCACTATGGTGCAGAAAAAGCAGGCCTGACTGCGGTGCCAAGCGGTACGGGCAATACAAAACGACAGATTGAACTGATCCAGGACTTTGGTGTTACGGCGATTCATTGCACTCCAAGTTATGGTCTTCATCTTGCAGAGGCTGCAGCAGAGATGAAAATGGATCTCCCTTCACTCCGGGTAGGTATCTTTGGAGCTGAGCCCTGGTCTGAGAAGACTCGGAACGAACTTGAGGAGAAGCTGGGTGTTGAGGCGTTTGACAGTTATGGGATGAGTGAACTGTATGGTCCTGGTGTAGCCTTTGAATGCTCTGAACACAATGGACTGCACATCTGGCATGATTCGTACCTGGTTGAAATAATTGATCCACTGACCGGTGAAAGCCTTGGTCCTGGAGAGCGGGGAGAATTAGTCATAACTCCCCTGACAAAGGAGGCAATGCCACTACTCCGGTACCGGACCGGTGATATCACGATGATCATGGATGATGAGTGTTCATGTGGCAGAGGTCCGAAACTTGCACGGTTTACCGGAAGAAGTGATGATATGCTGGTTATTCGTGGAATTAACGTATTTCCCAGCCAGATAGAACATGTCCTTTTATCCATCCCGGAGGTAGGCAATCACTATATGGTTTATGTTGACCGGATCAACCATATGGATGAGATGACGATTGATGTAGAAGTTTCCCGTGAAAATTTTCACGGTGAACTTGCTGATTTAAAGAAAGTTCAAAATAAAGTGATAAAATCGCTTCGAGATGTCCTTGAGCTTCGGACAACGGTCCATCTTGTGGAACCAGGAACACTTCCAAGGTTTGAAGGAAAAGCAAAACGAGTCATTGACAGGCGGGGGTCTGACTAA